Proteins from one Tautonia marina genomic window:
- the tsaD gene encoding tRNA (adenosine(37)-N6)-threonylcarbamoyltransferase complex transferase subunit TsaD → MTDSLLILAIETTCDETGAAVLEGPRPPEQGVPRVRSSVVASQVELHDRFGGVVPEIASREHVRQLLPIVDEAMRRAGVRLDQIGAVAVATRPGLVGSLVVGLTAAKVLAMTLDVPLVAVDHLEAHLYACQLAEPEREVYPSVGLVVSGGHTSLFRCDGPIEAALLGGTIDDAAGEAFDKVASLLGLGYPGGPGVERAARAGNPKAYAFPRTFLREDRLDFSFSGLKTAVLYALRGQDSRGRTGADPGTPAPEVVADLAASFQEAVVEVLVAKCRQALQITGLRKLGIGGGVAANGRFRDRVAAMTSEEGIELFIPPMAFCTDNAAMLGVAFPKLAAGQVADLDIDVTAGLVRPTRR, encoded by the coding sequence GTGACCGATTCTCTTTTAATCCTGGCCATCGAAACCACTTGCGATGAAACCGGCGCCGCCGTGCTCGAAGGCCCGAGGCCCCCGGAACAAGGGGTGCCGAGGGTGCGGTCGAGCGTGGTGGCGTCTCAGGTCGAGTTGCATGATCGGTTCGGCGGGGTGGTCCCCGAGATTGCGTCACGAGAACATGTGAGGCAGCTTTTGCCGATTGTCGATGAGGCGATGCGGCGGGCGGGGGTGAGGCTCGATCAGATTGGAGCGGTGGCGGTGGCAACGCGACCGGGGCTTGTCGGGTCGCTGGTTGTCGGCCTGACGGCGGCGAAAGTGCTGGCGATGACGCTGGATGTGCCCTTGGTGGCGGTTGATCATCTGGAGGCCCACCTTTACGCCTGCCAGTTGGCGGAGCCGGAGCGAGAGGTTTATCCGAGTGTTGGTCTGGTCGTGTCGGGAGGGCATACGAGTCTGTTTCGATGTGATGGGCCGATTGAGGCGGCACTGCTGGGCGGCACGATCGACGACGCGGCGGGAGAAGCGTTTGACAAGGTCGCCAGCCTGCTGGGTCTCGGCTATCCGGGAGGGCCGGGGGTCGAGCGGGCCGCACGAGCCGGAAACCCGAAGGCATATGCATTTCCGAGGACATTTTTGCGCGAAGATCGGCTCGACTTTAGCTTCTCGGGGTTGAAGACGGCCGTGCTGTATGCGCTTCGCGGGCAGGATTCGAGAGGGCGAACCGGGGCCGATCCGGGGACGCCGGCACCGGAGGTCGTGGCCGATCTGGCGGCCAGTTTCCAGGAGGCGGTGGTGGAAGTGCTGGTGGCGAAGTGTCGCCAGGCGTTGCAGATCACGGGCCTGAGGAAGCTGGGAATTGGTGGCGGGGTTGCCGCGAACGGGCGGTTCCGTGACCGGGTCGCCGCGATGACGAGCGAGGAAGGAATCGAGCTGTTCATTCCGCCGATGGCGTTCTGCACCGATAATGCGGCGATGCTGGGGGTGGCATTCCCGAAGCTCGCGGCAGGGCAGGTGGCCGACCTGGACATTGACGTGACCGCGGGTCTGGTGCGTCCGACCCGTCGCTGA